The Primulina tabacum isolate GXHZ01 chromosome 10, ASM2559414v2, whole genome shotgun sequence region TTTTCAAGATATttagatttaaatttgaaattaaaagtgaaatttatattttcaaaaaatgcaattttaaaactgaaattttaaaaaagaatttgatatatattacgacaattttattaattttcatacTTTAATcaattatcaaatatttcaaatggTGTTATCCAATAGGCGTGAGAACTTCAAAAAGAAACTTTGAAAAAACAATCCATTTTATTGTTATTTCAATTGAAAATTGTAATATTATTCAATATATcatgaaataatttttctttttttatttcatatttagtAAAAAATTTGGCGTAAACTTACTAAATATAGCAGACAATTATGcttttatatagatatagatatagatttaaataaaaaataaaaacatataatttataaattacatttaaattgatataaaaataatagaatattaataaagaaattgatataatcaatacaaaTAATAATTGAAGTTATCGCAGTACACATATTTCGAAATTCattatatttatgtatttattttttagaaatgaaatttcgacagaaaattattatttttgacgAAAATTTAACTTTTATATATGTATAGATTTTTACGCGCAGCCATTTGGACTCGGGGAATGTTGAATTTGGAATTTATTATACTATTTAAATAAACTGCAGCTGGGGCGAATGGACTCCACCGGGAGGCAACCTACATCTGGCGGAGCATGCGGCTGAAGCGGCCTATCCTACTGACGCCGGTACGCACCTTCACTTGTAATTCTGTCAAGTTTCGTAATCGTTGGTAATTTAATTGTAACCTAGAGTTTTGATTTTACTGATATTAATTGATATACCTTAATCGAATCTATATATGTGGGTCGCATAGTaagatatcaaacaacaatggGCATCATTAACTATACAAACCAGATTTTCAACATAGAAATTCTCTGGTGGTCACATACAAGCAACAAAGAGAAGTGTTTGAGTGCATGGAAGCTTATTTAATGTTATCACATGGGTATCCCATTTCTTGATTTACTCAAATATAACTCCACTCTCGAAAACTTGGCGCATGAGCTCGAAGTTTGGTTCTCCGATGGAACCCCCACGCCTGTAACGATGCTGGAAAGAAAGAATAATGAATTTTAGGTTCATGAGATAGCTGTTTAAGAATCCATTCTTGGAGAACATTACTAAACAAGTCAAGAATTGATGAGACTTACCCTGTACTCTTCCTTCAGCGGTTTATCATTGCCATAAACAGCATTAAGCTGCATGTTCCACTTAATCCCTTCTTGATTCAACAGTTCTGAGAACTCCTTATGTCGCTTCCTGAGATTTTTCAGTCTAGACTTCAGATAACGATCTGAAAAGATGGGGCCAAATAACATTCGGAATTTCCTGTTCACACTCAATTGGCTTTCTAGCCTAAATGTTGATCCTGATGCGTATCCCTTTTCGATCTCGTCTATCATCATCCTTAGAAAAACCTTTTCTGCATCTCCTCTATGTTCACGGGGTATCTCGGCCATCTGTAATTTGTGATATTGTTACATAGCGTACATGCTATTAAATAACGAAACCAAATAGAGATATCTAGTTACATCAAGTGAGTGACTTACATCAATAAAGTCATCTTAATTGCATTCTATGCCCTCATTAGTTACTATAGATTGAGAAAGATTCTTATACATAACTAAAAATGAATGGAGAAAATCTAGTGAGACCAAGTGCTATTTTTCCTTGCTTTGTCATGTGGACGACAGTCAGACCAAGTATTTGTTTGTGCTTGTCTTAGAGGAAGCAAGTGCAATGATATAAACCGACTGCTTCTCCAACTTTCatcttttaaagtttcaaagttAACAGTATGTCACTTGTAGAATGAGTTACTTGAGGCTTTCTTTATTTAGGAGTTGTATAATTATTATGTCAAGAAAATGAAGCAATAATCATGTAAAAAGTGTCGTGCATGAAATAAAAGTGCCAGGACATATTTTAATGTTTCATTCTTATGTTAAATGATGGCTGTATTGCCTTTTAGAAATTGATTGTGGAAAAAAGGCTATTCTTGCAAAAATTTTAGGAATATTCTGCTTCTTTGGTGATTCAAAGTCCTTTGcatcaaaataacaaaaatgaTAGCAGTATTATTTCAATCTTGTCAAGGATTACAATATTACACCCATTGCAGTTCATATACTATGGGCAAGTTTATTGCCACATCTGTATACTGGTGTTGTGTGCTAATGTGTTGGTGTTGACAAAAAATTTTTTCATCATACAACCTAAAAGCTCTTTGATCAAAGATTATCATGGAGAAGATGTTAGACACTGCTCCTAAAGCTTCCAAAAACCAGCATCAAGAGGTTTGAATCAAATGACACTTGACCCACTCCTCTCACCTCTGTTATATATTTATCGGAAAATTCTAAGACATGTTCCTAGTGTTGACTTTAAAGGTTATTGGGTATTTCTTGACTTAACATGTTCTTGACTGCAAGTGTGAGTGCCATCGAAGCAAAGATAATATACAAGTTCAGAAAACTTGACATTAAAACTTTGTGATTtgaagaaaagaaataaagatttAGAATCTTTTTGTCACACACTAATCAAGACATGGTAGCTTCTGTGCATTGCGTGGTCAAGCTTTTGTGCTGAGGAAAGCATAAGTTCCTCTTACATGACAAAGTCTATGAGTATATAAGAACGAAAGTGTAAAAATGACCGTTAGAATCTTGAATAGTAGGAGGAGCAAACCTATAAATCCCAACGAGTTTGTCAAAAAACACAAAACTTGTGAGTTCAAGAAGCACGTTAAAAAACTGGAGAATGAAGAAAAAGGGAGTGGatttggttttatggattatggTGGTGCTTTTGCAGTCTggttttaatttatatttttgagcGGCATTATGATTGTGTCTCTAACGTCTGTGTCATCTCATGGGCAGTGTTCTTAAACTCAGGCTAGGCGGCCTCCTAGGTGCTAGGCGGCCAGCCTAGGGGCCGCGTAGGCGGCAAGTCCTAGGCGTTGAGGTTTTTTGGGAATTTTTTTTGTTggcttttaatttttgaaagccaCAATTAAACCAGAACATGACATAAGAAATAATTATAAGTTTCTGCTTTTAATTTTTTGGGATTGAAAAGCAAATTAAAATCACGATTTGTTGGTTTGCGCTTGTCTAACACACCACTCTCATCTTCTTTGTCTGCTTACTTTTACACACATAAAAAAATCGAACAAGGCCTTAAAggtaattttttcttt contains the following coding sequences:
- the LOC142505861 gene encoding uncharacterized protein LOC142505861, with product MAEIPREHRGDAEKVFLRMMIDEIEKGYASGSTFRLESQLSVNRKFRMLFGPIFSDRYLKSRLKNLRKRHKEFSELLNQEGIKWNMQLNAVYGNDKPLKEEYRHRYRRGGSIGEPNFELMRQVFESGVIFE